In one window of Nocardioides panacisoli DNA:
- a CDS encoding hydantoinase/oxoprolinase family protein: MSETSHTAPGSIRVGIDTGGTFTDVVAFDQRSGRLVTTKTPSTPSDPAEGFLAGIAKILDTMEVAEADRAEAIEAVSHGTTVATNQLLEGKVGKLGFITTEGYDAMLEIARQSVPDGYGNSYFWVKPDRIVPRDLVRSVGGRLDHTGAEIRPFDEQQAREVARWFRDQGIDTLGVCFLHAYANPDHEERMRAILAEEHPDAIVSVSSEVLREYREYERSMTTLVDAAVKPKLSRYVNNIKDRLATYRDGLPFYVMKSNGGVLSAEEVVHQPITTVLSGPAAGALGAALIARTAGYDKVLTCDGGGTSTDVTVVVDGEPTLTTEGSVGVYPSKIPMIDVVTVGAGGGSVAWLSPEGTLKVGPHSAGADPGPLCYGKGGADVAITDAHVVLGRIPPHLLGGEIPLDADAARSGITELAGKLGLGVEECAAGILEISAWNQANALRQITVQRGLDVRDFALTTFGGSGSLLLCRLVDILDVPTVLVPPDPGNVSAFGLLTVDVKNDYVRTHVQLHDQLTADDVAGVYDALTVQARHALSGEGFPEERHRYDRTADLRYFGQAYEVRVPVPEGPVDRALLDRVADRFHAEHRALYGYDFSHDEDQQVEWVNLRVSGVGPIERPDLPAHEVPADPGEPTPRSRRDVCFDPKVGYVDTPVFWRPDVQPGQVVTGPAILEEFGSTVPLHPGFTARVDAHLNLIVRRAEES; encoded by the coding sequence ATGAGTGAGACCAGCCACACCGCCCCCGGCAGCATCCGGGTCGGCATCGACACCGGCGGCACGTTCACCGACGTGGTCGCCTTCGACCAGCGGTCCGGCCGCCTGGTGACGACCAAGACGCCGAGCACCCCGTCCGACCCGGCCGAGGGCTTCCTCGCCGGCATCGCCAAGATCCTCGACACGATGGAGGTCGCCGAGGCCGACCGTGCCGAGGCGATCGAGGCGGTCAGCCACGGCACGACGGTGGCGACCAACCAGCTGCTGGAGGGCAAGGTCGGCAAGCTCGGGTTCATCACCACCGAGGGCTACGACGCGATGCTCGAGATCGCGCGGCAGTCGGTGCCCGACGGCTACGGCAACTCCTACTTCTGGGTGAAGCCGGACCGGATCGTGCCGCGCGACCTGGTGCGCTCGGTGGGCGGCCGGCTCGACCACACCGGTGCGGAGATCCGCCCCTTCGACGAGCAGCAGGCCCGCGAGGTCGCCCGCTGGTTCCGCGACCAGGGCATCGACACCCTCGGCGTCTGCTTCCTGCACGCCTACGCCAACCCCGACCACGAGGAGCGGATGCGGGCGATCCTCGCCGAGGAGCACCCCGACGCGATCGTGTCGGTCTCGAGCGAGGTGCTGCGCGAGTACCGCGAGTACGAGCGGTCGATGACCACGCTGGTCGACGCCGCGGTGAAGCCGAAGCTCTCCCGCTACGTCAACAACATCAAGGACCGGCTCGCGACCTACCGCGACGGCCTGCCCTTCTACGTCATGAAGAGCAACGGCGGTGTCCTCAGCGCCGAGGAGGTCGTGCACCAGCCGATCACCACCGTGCTCTCCGGCCCGGCCGCGGGCGCCCTGGGCGCCGCACTCATCGCCCGGACCGCCGGCTACGACAAGGTGCTCACCTGCGACGGCGGCGGCACCTCGACCGACGTCACCGTCGTGGTCGACGGCGAGCCCACGCTGACCACCGAGGGCAGCGTCGGCGTCTACCCGAGCAAGATCCCGATGATCGACGTCGTCACCGTCGGTGCGGGCGGCGGCTCGGTCGCCTGGCTCTCGCCCGAGGGCACCCTGAAGGTCGGCCCGCACTCGGCCGGCGCCGACCCGGGCCCGCTGTGCTACGGCAAGGGCGGCGCCGACGTCGCCATCACCGACGCCCACGTCGTCCTCGGCCGGATCCCACCCCACCTGCTCGGTGGCGAGATCCCGCTCGACGCCGACGCCGCCCGCTCGGGCATCACCGAGCTGGCCGGCAAGCTCGGCCTCGGCGTCGAGGAGTGCGCCGCCGGCATCCTGGAGATCAGTGCCTGGAACCAGGCCAACGCGCTGCGGCAGATCACCGTCCAGCGCGGACTGGACGTCCGTGACTTCGCGCTGACCACCTTCGGTGGCTCCGGCTCGCTGCTGCTGTGCCGCCTGGTCGACATCCTCGACGTACCGACCGTGCTGGTGCCGCCGGACCCGGGCAACGTCTCGGCGTTCGGCCTGCTGACCGTGGACGTGAAGAACGACTACGTCCGCACCCATGTGCAGCTGCACGACCAGCTCACCGCCGACGACGTCGCCGGCGTGTACGACGCCCTCACCGTCCAGGCGCGCCACGCGCTCTCGGGTGAGGGCTTCCCCGAGGAGCGCCACCGCTACGACCGCACCGCCGACCTGCGCTACTTCGGGCAGGCCTACGAGGTGCGGGTGCCGGTGCCCGAGGGCCCGGTCGACCGGGCCCTGCTGGACCGGGTCGCGGACCGGTTCCACGCCGAGCACCGCGCGCTGTACGGCTACGACTTCTCCCACGACGAGGACCAGCAGGTCGAGTGGGTCAACCTGCGCGTGTCCGGTGTCGGCCCGATCGAGCGTCCGGACCTGCCGGCGCACGAGGTCCCGGCGGACCCGGGCGAGCCGACGCCGCGCAGCCGTCGCGACGTCTGCTTCGACCCCAAGGTCGGCTACGTCGACACCCCGGTGTTCTGGCGTCCCGACGTGCAGCCCGGCCAGGTCGTCACCGGCCCGGCCATCCTCGAGGAGTTCGGCTCGACCGTGCCGCTCCACCCCGGCTTCACGGCACGGGTCGATGCCCACCTCAACCTGATCGTTCGGCGCGCGGAGGAGTCCTGA
- the cutA gene encoding aerobic carbon-monoxide dehydrogenase large subunit: protein MTTKLIGEKVQRVEDERLLRGLGQYADDLVPGALEAAVLRSPHAHARIVDIDVSGVLDIEGVHAVYTYDDLTGAMADPLPLLIPHPSLTQGRTQYALAKDEVRYVGEAIAFVVADNRYLAEDAVARIQVRFEHLPAVVGIDAAREASNAVHDDVPDNIAARFEQRVGDPASAIASAPHSLELDLHVERSASMPMEGRATVARWDNDTHRLQVWSSTQTSTGLRAAVAAKLGLDLAQVDVMTPDVGGGFGVKIVHPWPEEVLVPLAARTLGRPVKFTEDRREHFISSAHERGQDHHVQVGFDDDGRVLGLSVRFWHDHGAYTPYGLIVPIITSTQLLGPYKPGSYEVTFDSLYTNTVIVTPYRGAGRPQGVYVMERTMDAIAQRLGKDRTEVRAANFIQPDEFPYDHGMTFQDGRPLIYDSGDYPGLLTKLKDLVGWDDFESYRDNARAEGRRVGVGLACYVEGTGVGPYEGAHIQVETSGRVKVAIGLTSQGQGHQTAFAQIVAEELGVPFEDVELVSGDTRGMPYAVGTFASRAAVMSGSAVALTARMVREKALRIAAEALECSVDDLDINDGVIGVKGAPDSTIALGTVAVLSNPLRYAFDEASQAATQFSVGDPGKPPVAEDDEPGLEGRDFYSPERSTFAAGMHAVIVETDPETAEISILKYAVVHDCGTLINPMIVQGQIHGGVAQGVGGALYERMEYDESGQLVNASFMDFLMPYVTEVPTSIEIDHLETPSPLNPLGIKGAGEAGVIPSSALFASAIEDAEGFPITSMPISPSELFALRSTHEDRR from the coding sequence ATGACCACCAAGCTGATCGGGGAGAAGGTCCAGCGCGTCGAGGACGAGCGGCTGCTGCGCGGTCTCGGGCAGTACGCCGACGACCTGGTGCCCGGCGCCCTCGAGGCCGCCGTCCTTCGAAGCCCGCACGCCCACGCCCGCATCGTCGACATCGACGTCTCCGGTGTCCTCGACATCGAGGGCGTGCACGCGGTCTACACCTACGACGACCTCACCGGCGCGATGGCCGACCCGCTGCCGCTGCTCATCCCGCACCCCTCGCTCACCCAGGGCCGTACCCAGTACGCCCTGGCCAAGGACGAGGTCCGCTACGTCGGTGAGGCGATCGCGTTCGTCGTGGCCGACAACCGCTACCTCGCCGAGGACGCGGTCGCGCGGATCCAGGTGAGGTTCGAGCACCTCCCCGCGGTGGTCGGCATCGATGCCGCCCGCGAGGCGTCGAACGCGGTCCACGACGACGTCCCCGACAACATCGCCGCGCGGTTCGAGCAACGCGTGGGCGACCCGGCCTCGGCGATCGCCTCGGCCCCGCACTCGCTCGAGCTCGACCTCCACGTCGAGCGGAGCGCCTCGATGCCGATGGAGGGCCGCGCCACCGTCGCGCGGTGGGACAACGACACCCACCGGCTGCAGGTGTGGAGCTCCACGCAGACCTCGACCGGCCTGCGGGCGGCGGTCGCGGCCAAGCTCGGCCTCGACCTCGCCCAGGTCGACGTGATGACCCCCGACGTGGGGGGCGGCTTCGGCGTCAAGATCGTGCACCCGTGGCCCGAGGAGGTGCTGGTGCCGCTGGCGGCCCGGACGCTGGGCCGGCCGGTGAAGTTCACCGAGGACCGGCGCGAGCACTTCATCTCCTCCGCGCACGAGCGCGGCCAGGACCACCACGTCCAGGTCGGCTTCGACGACGACGGTCGTGTGCTGGGCCTCTCGGTCCGGTTCTGGCACGACCACGGCGCGTACACGCCGTACGGCCTGATCGTCCCGATCATCACCTCCACCCAGCTGCTGGGGCCCTACAAGCCGGGCAGCTACGAGGTGACCTTCGACTCGCTCTACACCAACACGGTGATCGTCACGCCCTACCGCGGCGCCGGGCGACCGCAGGGCGTCTACGTCATGGAGCGCACGATGGACGCCATCGCGCAGCGGCTCGGCAAGGACCGGACCGAGGTGCGGGCGGCGAACTTCATCCAGCCCGACGAGTTCCCCTACGACCACGGGATGACCTTCCAGGACGGGCGTCCGCTGATCTATGACTCCGGCGACTACCCGGGGCTGCTGACCAAGCTCAAGGACCTCGTCGGCTGGGACGACTTCGAGTCCTACCGCGACAACGCGCGGGCCGAGGGACGCCGCGTCGGCGTCGGCCTGGCCTGCTACGTCGAGGGCACCGGCGTCGGCCCCTACGAGGGTGCCCACATCCAGGTCGAGACCAGTGGCCGGGTGAAGGTCGCGATCGGCCTCACCTCCCAGGGGCAGGGCCACCAGACCGCCTTCGCCCAGATCGTGGCCGAGGAGCTGGGTGTCCCGTTCGAGGACGTCGAGCTGGTCTCCGGTGACACCCGCGGCATGCCCTACGCCGTGGGCACCTTCGCCTCCCGTGCTGCCGTGATGAGCGGCTCCGCGGTCGCGCTGACGGCCCGGATGGTGCGGGAGAAGGCGCTGCGGATCGCGGCGGAGGCACTGGAGTGCTCCGTGGACGACCTCGACATCAACGACGGCGTCATCGGTGTCAAGGGTGCACCGGACAGCACCATCGCCCTCGGGACGGTCGCGGTGCTGTCCAACCCGTTGCGCTACGCCTTCGACGAGGCCTCCCAGGCCGCGACCCAGTTCTCGGTCGGTGACCCCGGCAAGCCGCCGGTCGCCGAGGACGACGAGCCGGGCCTGGAGGGCCGCGACTTCTACTCGCCGGAGCGCTCGACGTTCGCTGCCGGCATGCACGCCGTCATCGTCGAGACCGACCCGGAGACCGCCGAGATCTCGATCCTGAAGTACGCCGTGGTCCACGACTGCGGCACGCTGATCAACCCGATGATCGTGCAGGGCCAGATCCACGGCGGCGTCGCCCAGGGCGTCGGTGGGGCGCTGTACGAGCGGATGGAGTACGACGAGTCGGGCCAGCTGGTCAACGCCTCGTTCATGGACTTCCTGATGCCCTACGTCACCGAGGTGCCGACCAGCATCGAGATCGACCACCTCGAGACCCCCTCACCCCTCAACCCCCTCGGCATCAAGGGCGCCGGCGAGGCCGGCGTGATCCCCTCCTCGGCACTCTTCGCGTCCGCGATCGAGGACGCCGAGGGCTTCCCGATCACCTCGATGCCCATTTCCCCTTCCGAGCTGTTTGCCCTGAGGAGCACCCATGAAGATCGCCGGTGA
- a CDS encoding (2Fe-2S)-binding protein, with the protein MTNDTEELHDLRLVVNGTPYEISVPARRLLSDALRHDIGLTGTHVGCEHGVCGACTIRMDGKPIRSCLLFAVSAQGAEITTVEGLTRSDGELGPVQQAFKECHGLQCGFCTPGFLTTITAGLEENPRPTREEAVDMIAGNLCRCTGYQNIVDAVLRASEIADEQGGEVSA; encoded by the coding sequence ATGACGAACGACACCGAGGAGCTGCACGACCTGCGACTCGTCGTCAACGGGACGCCGTACGAGATCTCGGTCCCGGCCCGGCGGCTGCTCAGCGACGCGCTGCGCCACGACATCGGCCTCACCGGCACCCACGTCGGCTGCGAGCACGGGGTCTGCGGCGCCTGCACCATCCGGATGGACGGCAAGCCGATCCGCTCCTGCCTGCTCTTCGCCGTCTCGGCGCAGGGCGCTGAGATCACCACCGTCGAGGGCCTGACCCGGTCCGACGGTGAGCTGGGCCCGGTCCAGCAGGCCTTCAAGGAGTGCCACGGCCTGCAGTGCGGGTTCTGCACCCCCGGCTTCCTGACCACCATCACCGCCGGGCTGGAGGAGAACCCCAGGCCCACGCGGGAGGAGGCCGTCGACATGATCGCCGGCAACCTGTGCCGCTGCACCGGCTACCAGAACATCGTCGACGCCGTGCTGCGTGCCTCGGAGATCGCCGACGAGCAGGGAGGCGAGGTCTCGGCATGA
- a CDS encoding SRPBCC family protein has protein sequence MKIAGEATLNAPVERVWDAMLDPNVLVRTIPGCEQLQTTGEHTYAMTVTAGVAAIKGSYAGTCSLRNLQEHSSLVLTAEGAGAPGTIATDVDVSFAPGQDGTTTISYEADAVVGGMIAGVGQRMLASVSKRMAAEFFGNVEKALTGAAEPVEQAVTAAVPDSGDAAAPGAVFTASGGGGAVASAGSAEDFLKGTAVGAGLVLLGVVVGAVAARRR, from the coding sequence ATGAAGATCGCCGGTGAAGCCACCCTGAACGCCCCCGTCGAGCGCGTCTGGGACGCCATGCTCGACCCGAACGTGCTGGTGCGGACCATCCCCGGCTGCGAGCAGCTGCAGACGACCGGTGAGCACACCTACGCCATGACGGTCACGGCGGGCGTCGCCGCGATCAAGGGCTCGTACGCCGGCACCTGCTCGCTGCGCAACCTGCAGGAGCACTCCTCGCTGGTGCTGACCGCCGAGGGCGCCGGTGCACCCGGCACCATCGCGACTGACGTGGACGTGTCCTTCGCGCCGGGCCAGGACGGCACCACGACGATCAGCTACGAGGCCGACGCGGTCGTGGGCGGCATGATCGCCGGCGTCGGGCAGCGGATGCTGGCCTCGGTGAGCAAGCGCATGGCGGCGGAGTTCTTCGGCAACGTCGAGAAGGCGCTGACCGGTGCCGCGGAGCCGGTCGAGCAGGCCGTCACGGCCGCGGTCCCCGACAGTGGCGACGCCGCGGCCCCGGGCGCGGTCTTCACCGCCTCCGGCGGTGGCGGTGCGGTCGCATCGGCCGGCAGCGCCGAGGACTTCCTCAAGGGCACCGCGGTCGGTGCGGGCCTGGTGCTGCTCGGCGTCGTCGTCGGCGCCGTGGCGGCGCGTCGCCGCTGA